In uncultured Ilyobacter sp., a genomic segment contains:
- a CDS encoding biotin-independent malonate decarboxylase subunit beta — translation MALEYLEFEYLNENFKSIPVVTSHTGVVGSGDMEVLMTRKDQEGKVLVKVSTPVKGFENVWNMVLQKFVKESKLGNVLIEINDNNSTPFIVSLRMKQAFIEAMSGNNNSDNYEDIQDQSFYEATSRVRARNIVDEGTFSELAGPTCKLMSPHLPVLGQATAFDDGVVTGIGKIGERPAFVISQEGKFIGGAVGEVSGAKIVNIFNLASDLYKKIVSKYPKDYEKRVPLIIWSFETGGVRLHEANAGLLAHAEVMEAIQKCRGSVPIISLVGSKVGCFGGMGFVTVATDCIIMSELGRIGLTGPEVIEQEMGKEEFDSADKSLIYRTTGGKHKYIMRDCSFLVKDSIGDFKRKIEDLSKLSYEEIQQYRSIGSLDLVNEQMNLVKLVSTLKPKDSKDMWNYYGNLADKISDDSYEEFIVSVKRRKRGVFDL, via the coding sequence ATGGCTTTAGAATATCTTGAATTTGAATATTTAAATGAAAATTTTAAAAGTATTCCAGTTGTTACTTCCCATACAGGGGTAGTAGGATCAGGAGATATGGAAGTCTTAATGACAAGAAAAGATCAAGAAGGAAAAGTATTAGTAAAAGTTTCAACACCTGTAAAAGGTTTTGAAAATGTCTGGAATATGGTTTTGCAAAAATTTGTAAAAGAAAGTAAGTTGGGAAATGTGTTGATAGAGATAAACGATAACAACTCTACTCCATTTATAGTTTCATTAAGAATGAAACAGGCATTTATAGAGGCTATGTCTGGAAATAATAACTCTGATAATTATGAGGATATTCAGGATCAAAGTTTTTACGAAGCTACTTCAAGAGTAAGAGCTCGTAATATAGTAGACGAAGGAACGTTCTCAGAACTGGCAGGTCCTACTTGTAAGCTTATGAGTCCACATCTTCCTGTACTTGGACAAGCGACAGCCTTTGATGATGGAGTAGTAACAGGAATAGGAAAGATAGGCGAAAGACCAGCATTTGTGATTTCTCAAGAAGGCAAGTTTATCGGAGGAGCTGTTGGGGAAGTTTCTGGGGCTAAAATTGTAAATATCTTTAATTTGGCCTCTGATCTTTATAAAAAAATAGTTTCTAAATATCCAAAAGATTATGAAAAAAGAGTCCCTTTAATTATATGGTCTTTTGAGACCGGAGGAGTGAGACTTCACGAAGCAAACGCAGGACTTTTAGCTCATGCAGAGGTGATGGAAGCTATTCAAAAGTGCAGAGGAAGTGTTCCGATTATTTCTTTAGTTGGAAGTAAGGTCGGATGCTTTGGAGGAATGGGATTTGTAACTGTGGCAACAGATTGTATAATAATGAGTGAATTGGGAAGAATAGGTCTTACAGGTCCTGAGGTAATAGAGCAGGAAATGGGTAAGGAAGAATTTGATTCAGCTGATAAATCATTGATATATAGAACGACCGGTGGAAAGCACAAGTATATAATGAGGGATTGTAGTTTTTTGGTTAAAGATAGCATAGGGGATTTCAAAAGAAAGATAGAAGACCTGTCAAAATTATCGTACGAAGAGATACAGCAATATAGATCTATAGGAAGTTTGGATCTTGTAAATGAACAAATGAATTTGGTAAAGTTAGTATCGACATTGAAGCCTAAAGATTCCAAAGATATGTGGAATTATTATGGGAACTTGGCAGATAAAATTTCAGATGATTCTTATGAAGAATTTATTGTATCTGTGAAGAGAAGAAAGAGAGGTGTTTTTGATCTATGA
- the mdcA gene encoding malonate decarboxylase subunit alpha — protein sequence MENKKVWDTLKRDKNQRVRDAIPLVKIGKIVDAKDTVKLLETIIKPYDRVNIEGDNQKQADFLAEELNKVDKNKVNNLHLVQSVLSLDSHLDLFENGIAKKVDFSFSGPQSGRLPKLMKGGKVEIGAIHTYLELFGRYYIDLTPRVALIAGFQADKEGNIYTGFNTEDTPIIVEATKFKQGLVVAQVNEIVDKLPRVDIPADWVDFVIEAPKPFYVEPLFTRDPANITDAQILRAMMALKGIYAEYGVQRLNHGIGFDTAAIELILPTYGKELGLKGKICSYFALNPHPTMIPAIEEGWVESIHCFGGELGMDEYIKQRSDIFFLGPDDNLRSNRAYSQAAGLYALDMFIGGTLQIDQYGNSSTATATRIAGFGGAPNMGSDAKGRRHVSEAWLKCGDECQTQKDSIGGHKRGKKLVVQLVDTFKEKMAPAFVEKLDALELAKNFDMPIPPIMIYGDDVTHIVTEEGIAYLNKCESLEERKAAIRAVAGYTALGLTAIESETELLRKKGIVKTPEDLGIDVSRANRSLLAAKNIRELVDYSKGLYNPPAKFKNW from the coding sequence ATGGAAAATAAAAAAGTATGGGATACTCTAAAAAGAGACAAAAATCAAAGAGTTAGAGACGCCATTCCATTGGTAAAAATAGGAAAGATAGTAGATGCAAAAGATACAGTAAAACTTTTAGAAACTATAATTAAGCCCTATGACAGAGTAAATATCGAAGGTGACAACCAAAAACAGGCAGATTTTTTGGCTGAAGAACTAAATAAGGTTGACAAAAACAAAGTGAATAACCTGCATTTAGTTCAATCTGTCTTATCGCTAGATTCTCATTTGGATCTTTTTGAAAATGGCATAGCTAAAAAAGTTGATTTTTCATTTTCAGGACCTCAGTCTGGGAGACTTCCCAAATTGATGAAAGGAGGTAAGGTTGAGATAGGTGCTATCCATACATATTTGGAATTATTTGGAAGATACTATATAGACCTTACTCCGAGAGTCGCTCTTATTGCAGGATTTCAAGCAGATAAGGAAGGAAATATATATACAGGATTCAATACGGAAGATACACCAATTATAGTAGAAGCTACTAAATTTAAACAGGGGCTTGTGGTGGCCCAGGTAAACGAAATTGTAGATAAGCTGCCTAGAGTAGATATTCCCGCAGATTGGGTTGATTTTGTAATAGAAGCACCAAAACCTTTTTATGTAGAGCCATTATTTACTAGAGATCCGGCTAATATAACAGATGCACAAATATTGAGGGCTATGATGGCTTTAAAAGGGATATACGCAGAATATGGAGTACAAAGATTAAACCATGGAATAGGATTTGATACAGCGGCAATAGAACTAATACTTCCAACCTATGGAAAAGAACTAGGGCTAAAAGGAAAAATATGTTCGTATTTTGCTCTAAATCCACATCCCACTATGATTCCAGCAATAGAGGAGGGATGGGTAGAATCTATCCATTGCTTTGGAGGAGAGTTAGGGATGGATGAATATATTAAACAAAGGTCTGATATATTCTTCTTAGGTCCAGATGATAATTTGAGGTCTAACAGAGCTTATAGCCAGGCAGCTGGACTTTATGCTTTAGATATGTTTATAGGTGGGACTCTTCAGATCGACCAGTATGGAAACAGTAGTACGGCTACCGCTACAAGAATAGCTGGGTTTGGAGGGGCTCCTAATATGGGAAGTGATGCTAAAGGGAGACGTCATGTATCTGAGGCTTGGTTAAAATGTGGAGATGAATGCCAAACTCAGAAGGATTCTATTGGAGGTCACAAAAGAGGAAAAAAACTAGTTGTCCAGCTGGTAGATACGTTTAAAGAAAAAATGGCACCGGCTTTTGTAGAGAAACTAGATGCTTTAGAGCTAGCTAAGAACTTTGATATGCCGATTCCTCCTATAATGATATATGGTGATGATGTCACTCATATAGTAACAGAAGAAGGGATAGCGTATCTTAATAAATGTGAAAGCTTAGAGGAAAGAAAGGCTGCGATAAGGGCTGTAGCTGGATATACTGCTTTAGGTTTAACGGCGATAGAGAGTGAAACAGAACTACTCAGAAAAAAAGGAATAGTAAAAACACCTGAAGATTTAGGAATAGATGTCAGCAGAGCAAATAGAAGCCTATTGGCAGCAAAAAATATCCGGGAATTAGTAGATTATTCAAAAGGACTCTACAATCCACCAGCTAAATTTAAAAATTGGTAG
- a CDS encoding HutP family protein — MGDQFSTFFSHINDSVGYSALLLAMTRTLEDENKLKEFYKKNNLNFVVTEIGGKSTGDFQDKINRAVIGASLNGGLIKKTSNEIHALLHASEEAKRGILVNTASTTNLIVKIAIVKNNHWIAVAIFGESSIHSSVSHERCGLGVMHI, encoded by the coding sequence ATGGGAGATCAATTTTCTACTTTTTTTAGTCATATAAACGATTCAGTAGGTTATTCCGCTCTTCTTCTTGCTATGACTCGTACCTTGGAGGATGAGAATAAGCTTAAGGAGTTTTATAAAAAAAATAATTTAAATTTTGTAGTAACTGAAATAGGAGGAAAATCCACTGGAGATTTTCAAGATAAGATAAACAGAGCAGTGATAGGAGCCAGCCTGAACGGCGGATTAATAAAGAAGACGAGCAATGAGATACATGCCTTATTACATGCTTCTGAAGAGGCAAAAAGGGGAATTTTGGTAAATACTGCCTCAACAACTAATTTAATAGTAAAAATTGCAATTGTTAAAAATAATCATTGGATTGCAGTTGCAATTTTTGGAGAATCATCAATACATTCATCTGTATCTCATGAAAGATGTGGACTTGGGGTAATGCATATATAA
- a CDS encoding biotin/lipoyl-containing protein, with protein sequence MEYMVIVNGKEFEAVVEEIFPILPSSQIVQTSHQSQNLSSSIMIPEEPPAVNIEVTSKVEGSVHGILVSIGQNIKEGDTVAVLKFMKMDMEVKAPAGGLIKQILVNTGTLIHENDVLFVISQ encoded by the coding sequence ATGGAATATATGGTGATAGTAAATGGAAAAGAATTCGAAGCGGTGGTAGAGGAAATATTTCCAATATTACCAAGTTCTCAGATAGTCCAAACCTCACATCAATCACAAAATCTTTCTTCATCCATAATGATACCAGAAGAACCTCCTGCGGTAAATATTGAGGTGACAAGCAAAGTAGAGGGATCAGTACACGGTATTTTAGTGTCTATAGGTCAGAATATAAAGGAAGGAGACACAGTTGCTGTCTTGAAATTTATGAAAATGGATATGGAGGTAAAAGCTCCAGCAGGAGGCTTAATAAAGCAAATACTTGTAAATACTGGAACTTTAATCCATGAAAATGATGTTTTGTTTGTAATAAGTCAATAA
- the madM gene encoding malonate transporter subunit MadM, translating into MDILIALMKKYDLVAAIVITGGIMVLSKGFAKKIKQERMASAMAIVIGLIAAYIAGTYTGDKKGVADIAMFSGFGLLGGSMLRDYTIISTAYGVKTEDLKKSGTAGAISLLIGVGFSFVVGVGIAWILGFRDPAELATIGGGTCTFIVGPITGSALGVGSNVIALSIAAGVVKSVLTMILTPFVADKIGLNNPKSAMVFGGLIGSTSGVAGALAATDPKLVSYGAMVATFYTGAGSLLVPTVGYSLVKLLF; encoded by the coding sequence ATGGATATACTGATAGCGTTAATGAAAAAGTATGATTTGGTAGCAGCTATTGTAATAACTGGTGGAATTATGGTTCTGTCAAAAGGATTCGCTAAAAAAATAAAGCAAGAGAGAATGGCGTCAGCTATGGCTATAGTGATAGGTCTGATTGCTGCTTATATAGCAGGAACTTACACTGGTGATAAAAAAGGTGTGGCGGACATAGCTATGTTTTCAGGGTTTGGATTATTAGGAGGAAGTATGCTGAGAGATTATACTATTATATCTACAGCATATGGAGTTAAGACAGAAGATTTAAAAAAATCAGGAACAGCTGGGGCTATTTCGTTACTTATAGGAGTTGGATTCTCATTTGTGGTAGGTGTAGGAATAGCTTGGATTCTAGGATTTAGAGATCCTGCAGAGTTAGCTACCATAGGAGGAGGGACTTGTACGTTTATAGTCGGTCCAATTACCGGTAGTGCTTTAGGTGTGGGATCCAATGTCATTGCTTTATCTATAGCAGCAGGAGTTGTAAAATCAGTATTGACTATGATACTAACTCCGTTTGTAGCAGATAAAATAGGACTGAATAATCCAAAGTCAGCAATGGTTTTTGGAGGGTTAATAGGAAGTACTAGTGGTGTTGCAGGTGCCTTGGCAGCAACAGATCCTAAATTGGTTTCTTATGGTGCAATGGTAGCTACTTTTTATACTGGAGCCGGAAGTTTACTAGTACCGACAGTTGGATATTCTTTAGTTAAGCTATTATTTTAA
- the madL gene encoding malonate transporter subunit MadL yields MEIYGLAFVGLCMFLGSTIGVTLGKILGISGNVGGVGFAMLIMVIATNYLEKSGNGFSEKTQKGILLLSSLYIPVVVAMSSIQNVVAAINGGAVAFLAGGIATIGSLFLIPIIMKLVGGKDGYTDSVNEKV; encoded by the coding sequence ATGGAAATTTACGGTTTGGCATTTGTAGGTCTTTGCATGTTTTTAGGATCCACAATAGGAGTTACTCTAGGGAAGATTTTAGGTATCAGTGGAAATGTCGGTGGGGTAGGTTTTGCAATGCTTATTATGGTTATAGCTACTAATTACTTAGAGAAATCTGGTAATGGATTTAGCGAAAAAACTCAAAAAGGTATACTTTTATTAAGTAGTCTTTACATTCCAGTAGTGGTAGCAATGTCAAGTATTCAAAATGTAGTGGCGGCTATAAATGGAGGTGCAGTGGCCTTTTTAGCTGGTGGAATAGCGACAATAGGATCTCTGTTTTTAATACCAATTATAATGAAACTAGTAGGAGGTAAAGATGGATATACTGATAGCGTTAATGAAAAAGTATGA
- a CDS encoding FUSC family protein, producing MGTFFTIGFYLNNIKAGLTASLAGLILVYFPIYATTGERIITLLACSFAFIFSYALGLMFSFNYIISSIVFGMYCGIIHWLTSYLMVRPPKSFFFVMIAATASCIPHRPDKIAESLGLFALGSIIVTFVAFVYSIIVNKNKPSISGRIFHVNFKYNQDTDLLEAIIFGIFMFISLLVGHLLKVVNPYWISVSCVAALQGASKDHVIQRVTQRIAGTFMGLGLCWITLIFANEDIKLILISIVILQFILEATVQRNYAIGIIFATPLTILLADASTLFTMSTTTFMKLRLFNTLIGCLIGALGGVVIHHEKLKYELKKKLKLLGIGSLN from the coding sequence ATGGGAACATTTTTTACAATAGGATTTTATCTCAATAATATCAAGGCAGGATTAACAGCATCTCTGGCAGGATTGATACTAGTTTATTTTCCAATTTATGCAACAACCGGAGAAAGAATCATAACATTATTAGCCTGTTCATTTGCTTTTATTTTTTCATATGCTTTAGGACTTATGTTTAGTTTTAATTATATAATTTCGTCTATTGTATTTGGAATGTATTGTGGAATTATTCATTGGCTAACATCTTATTTAATGGTAAGACCTCCAAAGAGCTTTTTTTTTGTAATGATAGCTGCTACAGCAAGTTGTATTCCACACAGACCCGATAAAATAGCAGAAAGCTTAGGATTATTTGCCTTAGGATCTATAATAGTTACTTTTGTTGCTTTTGTTTATAGTATTATTGTGAACAAAAATAAACCCTCAATAAGTGGAAGAATATTTCATGTTAATTTTAAATATAATCAAGATACAGATTTATTAGAAGCAATAATATTTGGAATATTCATGTTTATTTCATTATTGGTAGGGCATCTATTAAAGGTAGTTAATCCATACTGGATTTCAGTCTCATGCGTAGCAGCATTACAGGGAGCATCTAAGGACCATGTGATTCAAAGAGTGACCCAAAGAATAGCAGGAACATTTATGGGGTTAGGTCTGTGCTGGATTACCTTAATATTTGCTAATGAAGATATCAAATTAATACTGATTTCTATAGTAATACTCCAGTTTATCCTTGAAGCTACAGTTCAAAGGAACTATGCTATTGGAATTATTTTTGCTACACCTTTAACAATACTACTTGCAGATGCTTCTACTTTATTTACAATGAGCACAACAACATTTATGAAATTAAGATTATTTAATACTCTTATTGGTTGTTTAATAGGCGCACTTGGTGGAGTGGTAATTCATCATGAAAAATTGAAATATGAACTGAAAAAGAAATTGAAGTTATTGGGGATTGGCTCACTAAATTAG
- a CDS encoding PadR family transcriptional regulator, with protein sequence MRTLKYAILGLLNKKDMTGYDIAKEFKYELFKFWHARHSQIYPELKRLAEEGFVTYDIKISGDILEKKLYSITEKGQKELLIWLHKDENISQTPKDVFRLRMYFSNNLDLESRIHLLENQKVQHKEKLDILKKTAEQYSEIPDHNTDRFGDFIVLEGAIMRQESVIKWLDKCIGYCKKAQKEEKKNK encoded by the coding sequence ATGAGAACTTTAAAATATGCAATTTTAGGACTTCTTAATAAAAAAGATATGACTGGTTATGATATAGCAAAAGAATTTAAATATGAATTATTCAAATTTTGGCACGCAAGACACAGCCAAATTTATCCAGAATTAAAACGTCTTGCAGAAGAGGGGTTTGTAACTTATGATATTAAAATAAGTGGAGATATCTTAGAAAAAAAACTATATTCTATAACTGAAAAGGGGCAGAAAGAACTTTTGATCTGGTTGCATAAAGATGAAAATATTTCACAAACTCCAAAAGATGTTTTTAGATTACGTATGTATTTTTCTAATAATTTAGATTTAGAGTCAAGAATTCATCTTCTTGAAAATCAAAAAGTACAACATAAAGAGAAGCTCGATATACTAAAAAAGACAGCAGAACAGTATTCTGAAATTCCTGACCATAATACTGATCGTTTCGGTGATTTTATTGTCTTGGAGGGAGCTATTATGAGGCAAGAAAGTGTCATTAAATGGCTTGATAAGTGTATTGGTTATTGCAAAAAAGCTCAAAAAGAGGAAAAGAAAAATAAATGA
- a CDS encoding OFA family MFS transporter, giving the protein MNYSKKRWLVLIASCFINLCIGSLYAWSVFAGPMAEHLTQLNGVALTPANLSIVFIIANSVGPVTMIGGGKVNDTFGPKIVIFVGGLMFGGGMILSGFAKSVGALILSYGLLTGLGLGMVYGCTISNSIKFFPDKRGFVGGVTTALFGISSVIIPPIAAVIISQTGATAGFKIIGAVFTVIVCTSAFFIDKCPVGFVPEGWTPPVSNNKSDIETDKDWKKMLQTPVFYVMLLLLTCGGFAALMFIPLAAPLAKKLIGMSPVAATAAVSTIALFNVFGRVLAGSISDKIGRINTLASACVLSIIGSGFLYVSGEGDITTFYIGISIIGICFGSFMGVFPGFTADQFGARNNSVNFGIMFIGFAIAGYVGPTIMVKVAKMTNSAFLIAMGFSFAGLILTFIYRVVNKSTNNVAVSIENKL; this is encoded by the coding sequence ATGAATTATTCAAAAAAAAGGTGGCTTGTGTTAATCGCAAGTTGTTTCATCAACCTTTGTATAGGTTCTTTATACGCATGGAGTGTGTTTGCTGGCCCTATGGCAGAACATCTGACTCAACTCAATGGAGTAGCACTTACTCCTGCTAATTTATCAATTGTCTTCATTATCGCTAACTCAGTCGGACCGGTTACTATGATCGGTGGAGGAAAGGTCAATGACACTTTTGGACCTAAAATTGTAATTTTTGTGGGCGGACTTATGTTTGGTGGAGGTATGATTTTATCAGGATTTGCCAAAAGTGTTGGAGCTTTGATATTGTCTTATGGTCTCCTCACCGGATTAGGTCTTGGAATGGTTTACGGATGTACTATCAGTAATTCAATTAAATTTTTCCCAGACAAACGTGGATTCGTCGGTGGAGTTACAACTGCCTTATTTGGTATAAGTTCAGTTATTATTCCTCCAATAGCAGCGGTTATTATTTCCCAAACTGGTGCTACAGCTGGTTTTAAAATCATTGGAGCTGTATTTACTGTCATTGTGTGTACAAGTGCTTTCTTTATAGATAAATGTCCGGTTGGTTTTGTTCCTGAAGGCTGGACACCACCAGTATCAAATAACAAAAGCGATATAGAAACTGATAAAGATTGGAAAAAAATGTTACAAACACCTGTATTTTATGTAATGCTTCTTTTATTGACTTGCGGTGGGTTTGCTGCACTCATGTTTATACCTTTGGCGGCTCCCTTAGCTAAAAAATTAATAGGAATGTCCCCGGTTGCTGCAACCGCTGCCGTATCAACAATAGCTTTGTTTAATGTATTTGGTAGAGTTCTTGCAGGTTCTATTTCAGATAAAATAGGTAGAATCAATACCCTTGCATCAGCTTGTGTTTTGTCAATTATCGGATCAGGATTCTTATATGTTTCTGGTGAAGGAGATATTACAACCTTCTACATAGGGATATCAATTATAGGGATATGTTTTGGATCATTTATGGGAGTTTTTCCTGGATTTACAGCCGATCAGTTTGGTGCTAGAAACAATAGTGTGAACTTCGGGATAATGTTTATAGGATTTGCTATTGCAGGTTATGTTGGACCTACAATTATGGTAAAAGTAGCTAAAATGACAAATTCTGCTTTTCTAATTGCAATGGGATTCAGTTTTGCAGGCCTCATTCTAACTTTTATTTATCGTGTAGTAAACAAAAGTACAAATAACGTAGCAGTGTCTATTGAAAATAAATTATAA